The Cupriavidus nantongensis genome has a segment encoding these proteins:
- the fdhF gene encoding formate dehydrogenase subunit alpha — MNALTRAERALVESAEPAVTFTLNGREVSAQPGESLLKVAQREGFDVPHLCYKDGLEPAGNCRACMVEIQGERVLAPSCCRYPTAGMQVQTESERARRAQRTVLELLQSDMPEAEYTRNNELDQWAARLEVGKPRFAPRERVAADLSHPAIAVNLDACIQCTRCLRACRDEQVNDVIGLALRGDDARIVFDMDDPMGASTCVACGECVQACPTGALMPARDAALAVPDKQVESVCPYCGVGCQLTYNVKDNRILFVEGRDGPANHRRLCVKGRYGFDYVQHPQRLTVPLVRRDGVPKQGDFVMDPDHVMDVFREASWEEALALAGGKLAQIRDTHGKRALAGFGSAKGSNEEAYLFQKLVRTGFGSNNVDHCTRLCHASSVAALLEGIGSGAVSNPVMDVDKAEVVIVIGANPTVNHPVAASWIKNAVKNGTKLIVADPRRSDLARFAWCFLQFKPDADVALLNAMMHVIVNEGLVDQDFIDSRTIGFDELQRNVAAYSPELMAPICGIDAETIREVARVYATAKSSMILWGMGVSQHVHGTDNARCLIALALMTGQIGRPGTGLHPLRGQNNVQGASDAGLIPMMYPDYRRVDDPLAIASFEALWGMPLDRQPGLTVVEVMQAIERGEVRGMYIMGENPAMSDPDAEHARAALASLDHLVVQDIFLTETAYLADVVLPASAFPEKTGTFTNTDRTVQLGRQALNPPGQARQDLWIVQQMAAQLGLDWRYDSVEDVFNEMRQAMPSIGGVTWERLEREHAVTYPCKEEGDPGEPVIFTDSFPTATGRGRFVPADIIPAAERPDADYPMVLITGRQLEHWHTGSMTRRAGVLDAIEPDPVALVHPLDLDALGGTPGGVVTLSSRRGEVRLYARADAGTPRGAVFVPFCYYEAAINKLTNPALDPFGKIPEFKYCAIRMTAGGAVPVQSSYGGGQILEPASA; from the coding sequence ATGAATGCACTGACCCGCGCCGAACGCGCGCTAGTCGAATCCGCCGAGCCAGCCGTTACCTTTACCCTCAACGGCCGTGAAGTCAGCGCGCAGCCCGGCGAAAGCCTGCTGAAGGTGGCGCAGCGCGAAGGCTTCGACGTGCCGCACCTGTGCTACAAGGACGGCCTCGAGCCCGCCGGCAATTGCCGCGCCTGCATGGTCGAGATCCAGGGCGAGCGCGTGCTGGCGCCGTCCTGCTGCCGCTATCCCACTGCAGGCATGCAGGTGCAGACCGAATCCGAGCGCGCCCGCCGCGCCCAGCGCACCGTGCTGGAACTGCTGCAGTCGGACATGCCGGAAGCGGAATACACGCGCAACAACGAGCTTGACCAATGGGCCGCCCGGCTGGAAGTCGGCAAGCCGCGCTTCGCCCCGCGCGAACGCGTGGCGGCGGACCTGTCGCACCCGGCCATCGCGGTCAACCTCGATGCCTGCATCCAGTGCACCCGCTGCCTGCGCGCCTGCCGCGACGAACAGGTCAACGACGTGATCGGCCTGGCGCTGCGCGGCGACGATGCGCGTATCGTGTTCGACATGGACGACCCGATGGGCGCGTCCACCTGCGTCGCCTGCGGCGAATGCGTGCAGGCCTGCCCGACCGGCGCGCTGATGCCCGCGCGCGATGCCGCGCTGGCGGTGCCCGACAAGCAGGTGGAATCGGTGTGCCCGTATTGCGGCGTCGGTTGCCAGCTGACCTACAACGTCAAGGACAACCGCATCCTGTTCGTCGAAGGGCGCGATGGCCCGGCCAACCACCGGCGCCTGTGCGTGAAGGGCCGCTACGGCTTCGACTATGTCCAGCATCCGCAGCGGCTGACGGTGCCGCTGGTGCGCCGCGACGGCGTGCCGAAGCAGGGCGATTTCGTCATGGACCCGGACCACGTCATGGACGTGTTCCGCGAGGCCAGCTGGGAAGAAGCGCTGGCGCTGGCCGGCGGCAAGCTCGCGCAGATCCGCGATACGCATGGCAAGCGCGCGCTGGCCGGGTTTGGCTCGGCCAAGGGCAGCAATGAAGAGGCCTACCTGTTCCAGAAGCTGGTGCGCACCGGCTTCGGCAGCAACAACGTCGACCACTGCACGCGGCTGTGCCACGCCTCGTCGGTGGCGGCGCTGCTGGAAGGGATCGGCTCGGGCGCGGTGTCGAACCCCGTAATGGATGTCGACAAGGCCGAGGTGGTGATCGTGATCGGCGCCAACCCGACCGTGAACCACCCGGTCGCGGCCAGCTGGATCAAGAATGCAGTGAAGAACGGCACCAAGCTGATCGTGGCCGATCCGCGCCGCTCCGACCTGGCGCGCTTCGCCTGGTGCTTCCTGCAGTTCAAGCCCGATGCCGACGTGGCGCTGCTCAACGCGATGATGCATGTGATCGTCAACGAGGGGCTGGTCGACCAGGACTTCATCGACAGCCGCACCATCGGCTTCGACGAACTGCAGCGCAACGTGGCCGCGTACAGCCCCGAGCTGATGGCGCCGATCTGCGGCATCGACGCCGAAACCATCCGCGAGGTCGCGCGCGTCTATGCCACCGCCAAGAGTTCGATGATCCTGTGGGGCATGGGCGTGTCGCAGCACGTGCACGGCACCGACAACGCGCGCTGCCTGATCGCGCTGGCGCTGATGACGGGCCAGATCGGCCGGCCCGGCACCGGGCTGCATCCGCTGCGCGGGCAGAACAACGTGCAGGGCGCTTCCGACGCGGGGCTGATCCCGATGATGTATCCGGACTACCGGCGCGTCGACGATCCGCTGGCGATCGCCAGCTTCGAGGCGCTGTGGGGCATGCCGCTGGACCGCCAGCCCGGGCTGACCGTGGTCGAGGTGATGCAGGCGATCGAGCGCGGCGAAGTGCGCGGCATGTACATCATGGGCGAGAACCCGGCGATGTCCGATCCCGACGCCGAGCATGCGCGCGCAGCACTGGCCTCGCTCGACCACCTGGTGGTGCAGGACATCTTCCTGACCGAGACCGCATACCTGGCCGATGTGGTGCTGCCGGCCTCGGCCTTCCCCGAAAAGACCGGCACCTTCACCAACACCGACCGCACCGTGCAGCTCGGCCGGCAGGCGCTGAATCCGCCGGGGCAGGCGCGCCAGGACCTGTGGATCGTCCAGCAGATGGCGGCGCAGCTGGGGCTGGACTGGCGCTACGACAGCGTCGAGGACGTGTTCAACGAGATGCGGCAGGCGATGCCGAGCATCGGAGGCGTGACCTGGGAGCGGCTGGAGCGCGAACACGCGGTGACGTATCCGTGCAAGGAAGAGGGCGATCCGGGCGAGCCGGTGATCTTCACCGACAGCTTCCCGACCGCGACCGGGCGGGGCCGTTTTGTGCCGGCCGATATCATCCCGGCGGCGGAGCGGCCGGATGCCGACTACCCGATGGTGCTGATCACCGGGCGCCAGCTCGAGCACTGGCACACCGGCAGCATGACACGGCGCGCCGGCGTGCTCGACGCGATCGAACCCGATCCGGTGGCGCTGGTGCATCCGCTGGACCTCGACGCGCTCGGCGGCACGCCGGGCGGCGTGGTCACGCTGTCGTCGCGGCGCGGCGAAGTCAGGCTCTATGCCCGCGCCGATGCCGGCACGCCGCGCGGCGCCGTGTTCGTGCCGTTCTGCTACTACGAGGCGGCGATCAACAAGCTGACCAACCCGGCGCTGGACCCGTTCGGCAAGATTCCCGAGTTCAAGTATTGCGCGATCAGGATGACGGCGGGCGGAGCGGTGCCGGTGCAGTCCAGCTATGGCGGCGGGCAGATCCTCGAGCCCGCTTCGGCCTAG
- a CDS encoding TonB-dependent siderophore receptor, whose protein sequence is MLFRRLAIPAAASSLLLPAVASHAAEDVATLPAVTVSAADDGQTDLGFATRRAAGVTKSGESAADAAQSITVITRDLLDSQQAQNLSDALQNSAGVVTNTYGRRGWDDFIIRGQRASESIFADGLLVDSNNRVAQELFGVERVEVLKGPASILFGAVQPGGLVNMVSKRPRAELFGELGLTVGNYGFRQMTVDVGTPLAKDSKAAFRLNGLMMNSDDPTDFVWYRNRWLAPSLTLDLGARTDFTILASHNQRNYVRQQGLPVNGTLVPNRNGVVPANRFIGEPNAPSYDGEQNRIGYALTHRFDSGWTLNQNLRYQTSSLTGTLVSAGTMALNSQSMNRSGTQQNFSGNSFGVDTNVQRTFAFTGQAHSVTFGIDYRHTREARLQKTCRVAALNVYNPVYGASINCPSAYNLDATDTLDALGLYLRDQVRLGERWTVTGGVRYESARTGTTDRLASSRFTNDSNAVTGSAGVMYDLTNWARPYASFATSFLPNAGTDASGATFKPEKGRQYEVGVKFDMPGKTGLLTLAAFDLTRTNVLSSDPVNTGFSVAVGEQRSRGLELELTQDLGNGLSVSAAYAYIASEVTEDTTAANVGKPLNSVPRHSFSVWSQYRLRGALAGWYVGAGMRGESAKRGYSFNYTVPGYAVADVAVGYVASHWRAAFNVKNVFDKMYYAGGLNNNVLPVGNPRVAMLNVTMNY, encoded by the coding sequence ATGCTTTTCCGCCGTCTTGCCATCCCTGCCGCCGCCAGTTCCCTGCTGCTGCCTGCCGTTGCCTCCCATGCCGCCGAAGACGTTGCCACGCTGCCAGCCGTAACGGTCAGCGCCGCCGATGACGGCCAGACTGACCTCGGTTTCGCCACGCGGCGCGCGGCCGGCGTGACCAAGTCGGGGGAATCGGCGGCCGACGCCGCGCAATCGATCACCGTGATCACGCGCGACCTGCTCGACAGCCAGCAGGCACAGAACCTCAGCGACGCGCTGCAGAACTCGGCCGGCGTGGTCACCAACACCTATGGCCGGCGCGGCTGGGACGACTTCATCATCCGCGGCCAGCGTGCCTCGGAATCGATCTTTGCCGACGGACTGCTGGTCGACAGCAACAACCGCGTGGCGCAGGAGCTGTTCGGCGTGGAGCGCGTGGAAGTGCTCAAGGGGCCGGCCTCGATACTGTTCGGCGCGGTGCAGCCCGGCGGTCTGGTCAACATGGTCAGCAAGCGCCCGCGCGCGGAACTGTTCGGCGAGCTGGGCCTGACCGTCGGCAACTATGGCTTCCGGCAGATGACGGTCGACGTGGGCACGCCTCTGGCCAAGGACAGCAAGGCCGCGTTCCGCCTGAACGGGCTGATGATGAACAGCGACGATCCGACCGACTTCGTCTGGTATCGCAACCGGTGGCTCGCGCCGTCGCTGACGCTCGACCTTGGCGCCCGCACCGACTTCACCATCCTGGCCAGCCACAACCAGCGCAACTACGTGCGCCAGCAGGGCCTGCCCGTCAATGGCACGCTGGTGCCGAACCGCAATGGCGTGGTCCCGGCCAACCGCTTTATCGGCGAACCGAATGCGCCGTCCTATGACGGCGAGCAGAACCGCATCGGCTACGCGCTGACGCACCGCTTCGACTCGGGCTGGACCCTGAACCAGAACCTGCGCTACCAGACCTCGTCGCTGACCGGCACGCTGGTATCGGCCGGCACCATGGCACTCAACAGCCAGTCGATGAACCGCAGCGGCACGCAGCAGAATTTTTCGGGCAATTCGTTCGGCGTCGACACCAACGTGCAGCGGACCTTTGCGTTCACGGGACAAGCCCACAGCGTGACCTTCGGCATCGACTACCGGCATACCAGGGAAGCCCGCCTGCAGAAGACCTGCCGCGTCGCCGCGCTGAACGTCTACAACCCGGTCTATGGCGCCAGCATCAACTGCCCGTCCGCCTATAACCTGGATGCGACCGATACGCTGGACGCGCTCGGCCTCTACCTGCGCGACCAGGTTCGCCTGGGCGAGCGCTGGACCGTGACCGGCGGCGTGCGCTACGAATCCGCGCGGACCGGCACCACCGACCGGCTGGCATCATCGCGCTTCACCAACGACAGCAACGCCGTCACCGGCAGCGCGGGCGTGATGTACGACCTGACCAACTGGGCACGGCCGTACGCGAGCTTCGCCACGTCGTTTTTGCCGAACGCCGGCACCGATGCCAGCGGCGCCACCTTCAAGCCCGAGAAGGGCCGCCAGTACGAGGTGGGCGTCAAGTTCGACATGCCAGGCAAGACCGGCCTGCTGACGCTGGCCGCATTCGACCTGACGCGCACCAACGTGCTCAGCAGCGACCCGGTCAATACGGGCTTCAGCGTGGCCGTCGGCGAACAGCGCTCGCGCGGGCTGGAACTGGAACTGACGCAGGATCTCGGCAATGGCCTCAGCGTGTCGGCGGCGTATGCCTATATCGCCAGCGAAGTTACCGAGGACACCACCGCCGCCAACGTCGGCAAGCCGCTGAACAGCGTGCCGCGGCACAGCTTCTCGGTGTGGAGCCAGTATCGCCTGCGTGGCGCGCTGGCCGGCTGGTATGTCGGGGCCGGGATGCGCGGCGAGAGCGCCAAGCGCGGCTACAGCTTCAACTACACCGTGCCGGGCTACGCCGTCGCCGATGTTGCCGTCGGCTACGTGGCCTCGCACTGGCGCGCGGCATTCAACGTCAAGAACGTGTTCGACAAGATGTACTACGCCGGCGGCCTGAACAACAACGTGCTGCCGGTGGGCAATCCGCGCGTCGCCATGCTCAATGTGACCATGAATTATTGA
- a CDS encoding MarR family winged helix-turn-helix transcriptional regulator: protein MVNPDQVGELPTNARMELANRLFFRLYQCANMLHKTGSRAVEAEGLTTQQWAVLGALSRPEAADGMSVGDLARYLMVSRQNLSGLVSRMERDGHVTLAPDGRDRRSRLVRMSEPGREVWLHQAQPKIRQYYEQALDGFSTNDLTHTLHYLLKLLDNMRALDAPEVGDSGPAQD from the coding sequence ATGGTTAACCCCGACCAGGTAGGCGAACTCCCGACCAACGCGCGCATGGAACTGGCCAACCGGCTGTTCTTCCGCCTGTACCAATGCGCAAACATGTTGCATAAAACCGGCTCGCGAGCCGTCGAAGCGGAAGGCTTGACGACACAGCAGTGGGCGGTGCTGGGCGCGCTGTCGCGGCCAGAAGCCGCCGATGGCATGAGCGTCGGCGACCTCGCCCGCTACCTGATGGTGAGCCGCCAGAACCTGTCCGGACTGGTCAGCCGGATGGAACGGGACGGCCACGTCACGCTGGCGCCCGACGGGCGCGACCGCCGCTCGCGGCTGGTGCGGATGAGCGAGCCGGGCCGCGAGGTGTGGCTGCACCAGGCGCAGCCGAAGATCCGGCAGTACTACGAGCAGGCGCTGGACGGCTTTTCCACCAATGACCTGACGCACACGCTGCATTACCTGCTGAAGCTGCTGGACAACATGCGCGCGCTTGACGCGCCGGAGGTTGGCGACAGCGGGCCGGCACAGGACTAA
- a CDS encoding DUF2188 domain-containing protein, translated as MPGKNIHVVPTHNGWAVEAEGRSGNQQRFTSMDHAIATGMEKARRAKVELLIHGKDHQIMERNSFGNAPGDSDG; from the coding sequence ATGCCAGGCAAGAACATCCATGTCGTGCCGACCCATAACGGCTGGGCCGTCGAAGCGGAAGGCCGCTCCGGCAACCAGCAGCGATTCACGTCGATGGACCATGCGATCGCTACCGGCATGGAAAAAGCCCGGCGCGCAAAGGTCGAGTTGCTGATCCATGGGAAAGATCACCAGATCATGGAGCGCAATTCCTTCGGCAACGCTCCCGGTGACAGCGACGGGTAA
- a CDS encoding AI-2E family transporter has translation MRNLKGFYILLAAVTIAFIWILLPFYSAILWGTILAILFHPMHRKLTVRFRNRENLAALTTLLVCVLMAIVPVFLMIATLAQEAAFAYQQIKTGKWDFGQYFQTAVQALPASVEAWLNEIGLADVAGLQAKLTEGAARISQFMAAQAVAIGQNTLQFAVGLGVMLYLVFFLLRDGAVISHRFREAMPLSDAHTRRLVGRFTTVVRATVKGNVVVAAVQGILGGLMFLLLGINGALLWGTLMAFLSLLPAVGAALVWGPAAIYFLLAGPVWKGIALIAIGTLVIGAVDNVLRPILVGKDTKLPDWVVLISTLGGMSVFGINGFVIGPLIAALFMSCWHMSVIEDRDDTM, from the coding sequence ATGCGCAATTTGAAAGGTTTTTACATCCTTCTGGCCGCCGTCACCATTGCGTTTATCTGGATATTGTTGCCCTTCTACAGCGCGATCCTGTGGGGCACGATACTGGCCATCCTGTTTCACCCCATGCACCGCAAGCTGACGGTGCGATTCCGCAACCGGGAAAATCTCGCCGCGCTGACCACGCTGCTGGTCTGCGTGCTGATGGCGATTGTCCCGGTATTCCTGATGATCGCCACGCTGGCGCAGGAAGCGGCCTTTGCCTACCAGCAGATCAAGACCGGCAAATGGGACTTCGGGCAATACTTCCAGACCGCCGTGCAGGCTCTGCCGGCTTCGGTCGAAGCCTGGCTGAACGAGATCGGACTCGCCGACGTAGCCGGGTTGCAGGCGAAGCTGACCGAAGGTGCCGCCCGCATCAGCCAGTTCATGGCGGCCCAGGCCGTAGCCATTGGCCAGAACACGCTGCAATTCGCCGTCGGCCTGGGCGTGATGCTGTACCTGGTGTTTTTCCTGCTGCGTGACGGTGCGGTGATTTCCCATCGCTTCCGCGAGGCCATGCCGCTGAGCGACGCGCACACCCGCCGGCTGGTCGGCCGCTTCACCACCGTGGTCCGCGCCACGGTCAAGGGCAACGTGGTGGTAGCTGCTGTGCAGGGGATACTGGGCGGCCTGATGTTCCTGCTGCTGGGCATCAACGGCGCGTTGCTGTGGGGCACGCTGATGGCGTTCCTGTCACTGCTGCCGGCCGTCGGCGCCGCGCTGGTCTGGGGCCCCGCCGCGATTTACTTCCTGCTGGCCGGCCCGGTCTGGAAAGGCATCGCACTGATTGCCATCGGCACTCTGGTGATTGGCGCGGTGGACAACGTGCTGCGCCCCATCCTGGTCGGCAAGGACACCAAGCTGCCGGACTGGGTCGTGCTGATCTCGACCCTGGGCGGCATGTCGGTGTTCGGCATCAACGGCTTTGTCATAGGTCCGCTGATTGCCGCGCTGTTTATGTCGTGCTGGCATATGTCGGTGATCGAGGATCGCGACGACACCATGTGA
- a CDS encoding GYD domain-containing protein, with the protein MTRYIVLASFTDQGIRAVKDTTRRAAAVREMGARFGVQMKDIYWTLGKYDIVLTVEAQDDASMTAFGLAVGALGNVRTQTLRAFNVDEMQGIIDKIS; encoded by the coding sequence ATGACCCGCTATATCGTGCTAGCCAGCTTCACCGACCAGGGCATCCGCGCCGTCAAGGACACCACCAGGCGCGCCGCCGCGGTGCGCGAGATGGGCGCGCGCTTCGGGGTGCAGATGAAAGACATCTACTGGACCCTGGGCAAATACGACATCGTGCTGACCGTCGAGGCCCAGGATGACGCCAGCATGACCGCATTCGGCCTCGCGGTCGGCGCGCTGGGCAACGTGCGCACGCAAACGCTGCGCGCCTTCAACGTCGACGAGATGCAGGGGATTATCGACAAGATCAGCTGA